The sequence TACCACTTCATAGACATTGCCATCCGCATCGGTCACACTAGTGATTTCTTCTTCTCCACCGATCTCAAAGTATTCCTCATGGTACTCAAATGGCCCGATTGCCAGTTCAATAAAGTTAACCGTTCCTTGACTTTCAGTCAGTTTGAGGTAGTGGTGGTAGTGGTTGTAGGGCGATATGGCCAGTTCCTTCTGCAGGGCTTGCCCGTTGAAGTTTTCATAGATGGTCAGGGTGGGAGCTTGGGCTGCTTTGACGTACAGGTAAAGGATCATGTCATGTTCACAAACAACTAACTCGTGTGTTCCATCCAAGTTGGCGGATTGGACAAATTCCTTCTTCACCGTCACCAGACCATATTCTGTACTGCCTTGCAGGCTGATGTCCAGACTGGTATCGTCCAAGGTAAATTCCCCCGAAATGGTAAAGGGCAAGAAGGTCTCAAAATCGCCGCCTTCCACTTCGGAGAACACCGAGTATTCCCCAAAGGGTAGCTGAATCTGATAGGCTTCGGTGAAGTCATTGGGATTGTATTCCAGTGTGTATTCCTGTCCAGTGGCCTTGTTGGTGATGAGCAGCGTGGCCGATTCGGCAAAGATATGCTTCCATTCTGATTCGGCGGCTGTTCGGCCATATGGCGAGACATTCCCAAAGTGCTCAAAAGTGACCTTGGAGAAGCTCACCGTTCCCATTTTAGGTTCTTCCATGCTTTCCTGCACACAGCTGGTGGAGAGGAATATGCAGAGGGTAAAAAGGGATAAGTAGTTTTTCATGATGAGGTTGGTTATGTTGAGGGATTTGTTATTGGTTTTTGACACAGCGCACGGGGAAGTAGGAAATTGTGTGACGATGCATTGAACGAATAATTTTGTATTTCCCATAGCCATAGCCGTAATAATTTAAACCCTTAAAATCTACGGCTCTAAACAGTGGTTTTTCAGGGCTATTGGCCCACCAATAAGCAAAAAAGTCATCAAGGTAAAAGGTTCGGATATCATCTGTTGGACTGTCGACCTCCATGTAACTGGAAGGGCTGGCATTAAAACCGGTCCGACTAGAAATTTCCCGTAATTCCAATTCGGGAAAGTGCTCGTTTAAGTTGGCGTCTTTCAGTCGCTCGCCTGCCAATACATCTGCACCTCTTGATGTCGATAGCAATGATCTTTCTGATATTCCAAGATGTCTTTCCAAGGTCATCCAATCCGCATCGGTACTGACGTGCCAATCACAGGGACAGATGTTTTCGTCCGATGTAACAGCTTCATAGTTGTAGTAATAAATATCTTTTCCCGTTTCCGGCCGTTGTTTTATGACAGCCATGGGGAAGGTGGTATATCCTTCATCCGGATTTTCGGATAGGATTTTTGGATATGGGAA comes from Echinicola vietnamensis DSM 17526 and encodes:
- a CDS encoding fibrobacter succinogenes major paralogous domain-containing protein translates to MKNYLSLFTLCIFLSTSCVQESMEEPKMGTVSFSKVTFEHFGNVSPYGRTAAESEWKHIFAESATLLITNKATGQEYTLEYNPNDFTEAYQIQLPFGEYSVFSEVEGGDFETFLPFTISGEFTLDDTSLDISLQGSTEYGLVTVKKEFVQSANLDGTHELVVCEHDMILYLYVKAAQAPTLTIYENFNGQALQKELAISPYNHYHHYLKLTESQGTVNFIELAIGPFEYHEEYFEIGGEEEITSVTDADGNVYEVVKIGNQYWMAENLRAVTYCDGTPLETFMPPGITMPYGFNEQPDYAFIKADRYTSENNYYYNQEVARNEKNICPCNWHVSTDEDWMELERYLGIPESDLYSRRRGYDQEAADQLMALDWPDIYGEVPPELNITNSTGFTAYPNGRWIYDIDETGEGLRWNAFSFAAWWWSPKEDSLKMRSIQSEGFSVSPEEISSIYRMGSADGARDGHVLSIRCVKD